The Sorex araneus isolate mSorAra2 chromosome 5, mSorAra2.pri, whole genome shotgun sequence genome has a segment encoding these proteins:
- the RPS8 gene encoding 40S ribosomal protein S8, giving the protein MGISRDNWHKRRKTGGKRKPYHKKRKYELGRPAANTKIGPRRIHTVRVRGGNKKYRALRLDVGNFSWGSECCTRKTRIIDVVYNASNNELVRTKTLVKNCIVLIDSTPYRQWYESHYALPLGRKKGAKLTPEEEEILNKKRSKKIQKKYEERKKNAKISSLLEEQFQQGKLLACIASRPGQCGRADGYVLEGKELEFYLRKIKARKGK; this is encoded by the exons ATGG GCATTTCTCGGGACAATTGGCACAAGCGCCGCAAAACCGGGGGCAAGAGAAAGCCCTATCACAAGAAGCGGAAGTATGAGCTGGGACGCCCGGCTGCCAACACCAAG ATTGGCCCCCGCCGCATACACACAGTTCGAGTTCGGGGAGGCAACAAGAAGTACCGGGCCTTGAGGCTGGACGTGGGGAACTTCTCCTGGGGCTCAGAGT GTTGTACCCGCAAAACAAGGATCATTGATGTTGTCTACAATGCATCCAACAATGAGCTGGTCCGCACCAAGACCCTGGTGAAGAACTGCATCGTGCTGATTGATAGCACACCATACCGACAGTGGTATGAGTCCCACTATGCGCTGCCCCTTGGTCGCAAAAAGGGAGCCAAGTTG ACTCCCGAAGAGGAAGAGATTTTAAACAAAAAGCGGTCGAAGAAAATTCAGAAGAAatatgaggaaaggaaaaagaatgccAAAATCAGCAGTCTTCTGGAGGAGCAGTTCCAGCAGGGCAAGCTTCTTG CATGCATCGCTTCAAGACCAGGCCAGTGTGGCCGAGCAGATGGCTATGTGCTAGAGGGCAAGGAGCTGGAGTTCTATCTGAGGAAAATCAAGGCCCGAAAAGGCAAATAA